The Conger conger chromosome 15, fConCon1.1, whole genome shotgun sequence genome contains a region encoding:
- the rgma gene encoding repulsive guidance molecule A, translating to MLPQRERREARSRAGWMVMGKGAGLSALEVGKILTIFLYLFPAVSLQCRILKCNSEFLVSTSSSGAEELFCSALRAYNTCVRRTARTCRGDLAYHSAQHGIEDLMRQHNCSREGPTSQPRPRTPAPPRPGDSQERSDGPEVCHYERGFGRHSTPPNYTHCGFFGDPHLRTFSDDFQTCKVEGAWPLVHNKYLSVQVTNTPVLPGSPATATSKLTIIFKNSQECVDQKMYHAETDELPAAFADGSRNGGERHGGNALRVVEKVPGQHVEIQARYIGTTIVVRQVGRYLTFAVRMPEEVATAAEDGDDQDLYLCLHGCPHNQRIDFQDPAGQGTGAPPHGFTYQSATAKCRERLPVEDLYFQSCVFDLISSGDVNFTLAAYYAFEDAKMLHSNKDRHHIFAGSRNAGSSAHRASSVASLAVLLLLALLPWV from the exons ggagaggagagaagcgCGATCCCGTGCTGGATGGATGGTTATGGGGAAAGGCGCAGGACTTTCGGCGCTTGAAGTCGGCAAGATCCTCACAATATTTCTTTACCTCTTCCCTGCAG TGAGCTTGCAGTGCAGGATCCTGAAGTGTAACTCGGAGTTCCTGGTGTCGACGTCCAGCTCAGGCGCGGAGGAGCTGTTCTGCAGCGCCCTGCGCGCCTACAACACCTGTGTCCGCCGGACCGCCCGAACCTGCCGGGGGGACCTGGCCTACCACTCGGCCCAGCACGGCATCGAGGACCTGATGAGGCAGCACAACTGCTCCCGCGAGGGCCCCACGTCCCAGCCCCGGCCCCGgaccccggccccgccccgcccggggGACAGCCAGGAGCGCTCCGACGGCCCCGAGGTCTGCCACTACGAACGCGGCTTCGGACGCCACTCCACGCCCCCAAACTACACCCACTGCGGCTTTTTTGGGGACCCCCACCTCCGCACCTTCAGCGACGACTTCCAGACCTGCAAGGTGGAGGGAGCCTGGCCTCTCGTTCACAACAAGTACCTGTCCGTGCAGGTGACCAACACGCCAGTCCTGCCAGGGTCCCCTGCCACAGCTACCAGTAAG CTGACCATCATCTTCAAGAACTCGCAGGAGTGCGTGGACCAGAAGATGTACCACGCCGAGACGGACGAGCTGCCGGCGGCCTTCGCGGACGGCTCGCGGAACGGGGGCGAGCGGCACGGCGGGAACGCGCTCCGCGTGGTGGAGAAGGTCCCGGGCCAGCACGTGGAGATCCAGGCCCGCTACATCGGCACCACCATAGTGGTGCGGCAGGTGGGCCGCTACCTCACCTTCGCCGTGCGCATGCCGGAGGAAGTGGCGACCGCGGCGGAGGACGGAGACGACCAGGACCTCTACCTGTGCCTGCACGGCTGCCCGCACAACCAGCGCATCGACTTCCAGGACCCCGCGGGCCAGGGGACGGGGGCCCCGCCCCACGGCTTCACCTACCAGTCGGCCACGGCCAAGTGTCGAGAGCGCCTCCCGGTGGAGGACCTGTACTTCCAGTCCTGCGTCTTCGACCTGATCTCGTCCGGCGACGTCAACTTCACCCTGGCCGCCTACTACGCCTTCGAGGACGCCAAGATGCTCCACTCCAACAAGGACAGGCACCACATCTTCGCGGGGTCCAGGAACGCAGGGAGCTCCGCCCACCGGGCGTCCTCCGTCGCGTCGTTGGCCGTTCTGCTCCTCCTGGCGCTGCTGCCGTGGGTATGA